The Cannabis sativa cultivar Pink pepper isolate KNU-18-1 unplaced genomic scaffold, ASM2916894v1 Contig3, whole genome shotgun sequence genome window below encodes:
- the LOC133033113 gene encoding agamous-like MADS-box protein AGL62, with amino-acid sequence MEMNNSNENIVNNDNRNTQSRRINRGRRRVSMTRMTNESNLQVTFSKRRSGLFKKASELCTLCGVQIAIIVFSPGSKVYSFGHSSVNVVIDRYMNPEHYAMLMASQANSGTFQLIEAHRNATLRELNQQLTHITEQMESLKKRAKELKGIPCNFRDALNLLDGPVRNNVHEMSQLGNLKKAMEMLRNVTTEQSAANTNMNMMNTLSSFYGAGDGEGSVGGGRGLPQLPSSPAPASAFAASSSSNFPNQGGAVTNMLQQQQPQQQLPPFDNYHYYNHNNNVNTSPAVVTDIPDLQAIMNSGVGHDNVNHVNMGHNNMQGMMMATPGGGSTVNNLLSHHNQMQHQQQVNNNNNNLPAAMASLPLRSPLELPLQLQQPNPHQQYQGNSSTYGDHLFSNNPNNDDTNAGYDHPFF; translated from the exons ATGGAAATGAACAACAGCAATGAGAACATTGTAAACAATGACAACAGAAACACTCAAAGCAGGAGGATCAACAGGGGAAGGCGTAGGGTATCAATGACGAGGATGACGAACGAGAGCAATCTCCAAGTGACATTCTCGAAGAGGCGCTCTGGTCTCTTCAAGAAAGCTAGTGAGCTTTGCACCCTTTGCGGTGTACAGATAGCCATAATAGTTTTCTCTCCCGGAAGTAAGGTTTACTCGTTTGGTCATTCCAGCGTGAATGTGGTCATAGATCGATATATGAACCCTGAACATTACGCTATGCTGATGGCATCTCAGGCCAACTCAGGGACCTTTCAACTCATCGAGGCTCATAGGAACGCCACTCTCCGTGAGCTTAACCAGCAGCTCACCCATATTACTGAGCAGATGGAATCCTTGAAGAAGCGCGCTAAGGAGCTGAAGGGTATTCCGTGTAACTTCAGAGACGCCCTTAACTTGTTGGATGGTCCTGTTAGGAATAATGTCCATGAAATGTCCCAGTTGGGAAATCTCAAGAAGGCCATGGAGATGTTGCGAAACGTCACTACTGAACAGTCTGCTGCTAATACTAATATGAATATGATGAACACATTGTCCTCCTTCTATGGAGCCGGAGACGGAGAGGGATCCGTTGGAGGAGGAAGAGGACTGCCTCAGCTGCCAAGTTCTCCTGCACCTGCTTCTGCTTTTGCTGCTTCGTCTTCCTCTAATTTTCCGAACCAAGGAGGAGCAGTAACCAATATGctgcagcaacaacaaccacaACAACAGCTTCCACCTTTTGATAACTatcattattataatcataataataatgttaataCTTCTCCTGCTGTTGTGACTGATATACCTGATTTGCAGGCTATAATGAATTCTGGTGTTGGCCATGACAATGTGAACCATGTGAATATGGGTCATAATAATATGCAGGGTATGATGATGGCTACTCCTGGTGGTGGTAGTACTGTGAACAATCTTCTTTCTCATCATAATCAGATGCAGCACCAGCAGcaagttaataataataataataat CTGCCTGCTGCTATGGCCTCGTTGCCTTTGCGATCACCTCTTGAACTGCCATTGCAGCTGCAGCAGCCTAATCCTCATCAGCAGTATCAGGGGAATAGTAGTACTTATGGGGATCATCTCTTCAGCAACAACCCTAATAACGACGACACCAATGCTGGCTATGACCATCCCTTTTTCTAA